One Actinomadura viridis genomic region harbors:
- a CDS encoding acyl-CoA desaturase, with amino-acid sequence MAAPPVLDPPRPQRRPEIEPERSGRAERILVGVFTGVPFLALLAAVPLAWGRFLGWTDVALMAVFYFVSAGGITVGYHRYFTHGSFKARRGLKIALAVAGSLAMEGPVITWVADHRRHHKHSDKEFDPHSPWRFGNDWKALAKGLGWAHYGWLFDGNRTSKERFAKDLLNDRDIVRVHRAFPALVAVTLLLPAGLGGLLTMSWQGALTAFFWAGLVRLTLVHHVTWSINSICHTFGKEHFEVRDKSRNVWWLAIPSLGESWHNLHHSDPTCARHGVLKGQVDISARVIWAFEKAGWAHDVRWPDQARLDARRANRPE; translated from the coding sequence ATGGCTGCACCTCCCGTCCTCGATCCCCCCCGCCCGCAACGCCGTCCCGAGATCGAGCCGGAACGGTCGGGACGGGCCGAGCGGATCCTCGTCGGGGTCTTCACCGGCGTTCCGTTCCTCGCGCTCCTCGCCGCCGTCCCGCTGGCCTGGGGACGCTTCCTCGGCTGGACCGACGTGGCGCTGATGGCGGTCTTCTACTTCGTCTCGGCCGGCGGGATCACCGTGGGGTACCACCGGTACTTCACGCACGGCTCGTTCAAGGCCCGGCGCGGGCTGAAGATCGCGCTGGCGGTGGCCGGGAGCCTGGCCATGGAGGGACCGGTCATCACCTGGGTGGCCGACCACCGGCGGCACCACAAGCACTCCGACAAGGAGTTCGACCCGCACTCGCCGTGGCGTTTCGGCAACGACTGGAAGGCCCTCGCCAAGGGGCTGGGCTGGGCGCACTACGGCTGGCTGTTCGACGGCAACCGCACCTCCAAGGAGCGGTTCGCCAAGGACCTGCTGAACGACCGCGACATCGTCCGCGTCCACCGCGCCTTCCCCGCTCTGGTCGCGGTGACGCTGCTGCTGCCGGCCGGGCTGGGCGGCCTGCTGACGATGTCCTGGCAGGGCGCGCTGACCGCGTTCTTCTGGGCCGGCCTCGTCCGGCTGACCCTGGTGCACCACGTGACCTGGTCGATCAACTCCATCTGCCACACCTTCGGCAAGGAGCACTTCGAGGTCCGTGACAAGTCCCGCAACGTCTGGTGGCTGGCCATTCCCTCGCTCGGCGAGTCCTGGCACAACCTGCACCACTCCGACCCGACCTGCGCCCGGCACGGCGTGCTGAAGGGCCAGGTCGACATCAGCGCCCGGGTCATCTGGGCCTTCGAGAAGGCGGGCTGGGCGCACGACGTCCGCTGGCCCGACCAGGCCCGCCTGGACGCGAGGCGCGCGAACCGTCCCGAGTGA